From the genome of Blautia pseudococcoides, one region includes:
- a CDS encoding response regulator transcription factor produces the protein MKRIAVVEDEVYMREELCSMLEKAGYSVLEITAFENAAEQLTAITPDLVILDLNLPEISGFQICRNLKQRTSIPVLVLTSRDQMTDELHALRLGADEYLTKPCRKERLLARITNILKRYEGRSNLLEGQGFLLDRGTYTLYINNTSVVLPKNQGKLMEALLAGGDNLVTSEQLCRALWDTTEFIDENALQVNLTRLKKTMLNLGMKQKVVAVRGLGYRLESEGTP, from the coding sequence ATGAAGAGAATTGCAGTTGTAGAAGATGAAGTCTATATGCGTGAAGAACTTTGCAGTATGCTGGAGAAGGCAGGATACTCCGTTTTGGAAATAACTGCATTTGAAAATGCCGCAGAGCAGTTGACAGCCATCACTCCTGATCTGGTGATCCTGGATCTCAATCTGCCGGAAATCAGTGGTTTTCAGATTTGCCGGAATCTCAAGCAGAGAACCTCCATCCCTGTTCTGGTTTTGACTTCCAGAGACCAGATGACCGACGAATTACACGCCCTCCGGCTTGGAGCAGACGAATATCTGACAAAGCCCTGCCGTAAAGAACGGCTGCTGGCCAGGATCACCAACATTCTCAAACGATATGAAGGCCGCTCCAATCTTTTGGAAGGGCAGGGGTTCCTGCTGGATCGTGGGACTTATACTTTGTATATAAACAACACTTCCGTGGTACTTCCCAAGAATCAAGGAAAGCTTATGGAAGCCTTGCTTGCGGGAGGAGACAATCTGGTGACTTCTGAGCAGCTGTGCAGGGCGCTCTGGGATACCACGGAGTTCATTGACGAAAACGCACTACAGGTTAATTTGACGCGTCTTAAAAAGACCATGCTGAATTTAGGCATGAAGCAGAAAGTGGTGGCTGTCCGTGGGTTGGGCTACCGGCTGGAATCGGAGGGCACACCATGA
- a CDS encoding sensor histidine kinase, translating to MKQFWKILKRCAPWLLLLLIIDVFSTLLLWLCDAQAFPFLIGLIVLASLVLFSAAVLIFYLKEQQKQALFQAFLTEPDAVNTEKLLGAVSQQEREQLYLLVSILQEKERRIQKMEESLRDYEEYVEGWAHETKTPLSLLTMILDNRADELSPSLQAKLEYVRSQFQEDITQILYYARLGSSTKDYRFEVVHLQSALEEIMDDYAPLLEEKQFLVENRLQSETVYTDRRGFQFMLGQIISNAIKYSGDDPRLTVSLQQSTAAEILIIADNGIGVKSYDLPYIFQKGFTGDSTHGRKKATGMGLYLTKKMADDLNLQLEAESQWGKGLSVFIIFPRV from the coding sequence ATGAAACAGTTCTGGAAAATCTTAAAACGATGTGCCCCGTGGCTTCTTTTGCTGCTGATCATAGATGTCTTTTCCACATTGCTCCTCTGGCTTTGCGATGCGCAGGCATTTCCATTTCTTATTGGACTCATTGTATTGGCAAGCCTTGTGCTTTTTTCAGCAGCCGTGCTGATTTTTTACCTCAAAGAGCAACAGAAACAAGCACTCTTTCAGGCTTTTCTTACGGAGCCGGATGCGGTGAATACGGAGAAACTTCTGGGGGCGGTGAGTCAGCAAGAACGGGAACAGCTTTATCTGCTGGTTTCTATCTTGCAGGAAAAGGAGAGAAGGATTCAGAAGATGGAGGAATCTCTTCGAGATTATGAGGAATATGTGGAGGGGTGGGCACACGAGACCAAAACACCGCTATCTCTGCTCACCATGATTTTGGATAATCGGGCCGATGAGCTTTCTCCTTCTTTGCAAGCCAAATTAGAATATGTGCGAAGCCAGTTTCAGGAGGACATTACCCAAATACTCTACTATGCCCGGCTGGGGAGCAGTACAAAAGATTACCGGTTTGAGGTTGTTCACCTTCAAAGCGCATTAGAAGAAATCATGGATGATTATGCGCCTCTTCTGGAAGAAAAGCAGTTTCTTGTTGAAAACCGCCTGCAATCTGAAACCGTCTATACAGACCGGCGGGGTTTTCAATTCATGTTGGGACAAATCATCAGCAACGCCATCAAATACAGCGGTGATGATCCTCGGCTTACCGTATCCCTGCAACAGTCCACTGCGGCAGAAATTCTGATCATTGCGGATAACGGTATCGGGGTCAAGAGTTACGATCTGCCCTATATCTTTCAGAAGGGTTTTACCGGTGACTCTACCCACGGCCGGAAGAAAGCCACCGGCATGGGACTGTATCTTACAAAAAAGATGGCGGATGATCTTAATTTACAGCTGGAAGCAGAATCCCAATGGGGAAAGGGGCTTTCGGTTTTTATCATATTTCCCAGAGTTTGA
- a CDS encoding YaiI/YqxD family protein translates to MRILVDADACPVIRIVEQAAKEKNIPVILLCDTNHVLNSDYSEVKVIGAGSDAVDFALVNQCQKGDIVVTQDYGVAAMILGKGAYGIHQSGKWYTNQNIDQMLMERHLAKKARMGKGKHHLKGPAQRTEEDDLRFAESFEKLIQEAGEKFRA, encoded by the coding sequence ATGAGGATACTTGTGGATGCGGATGCCTGTCCAGTGATAAGAATTGTAGAACAGGCAGCAAAGGAGAAAAACATTCCGGTCATTCTGTTGTGCGATACAAATCATGTGCTAAACTCAGATTACAGTGAAGTAAAAGTGATTGGAGCCGGTTCGGATGCCGTTGATTTTGCTCTGGTAAACCAATGTCAAAAGGGAGATATTGTTGTGACCCAGGACTATGGTGTGGCGGCCATGATTCTCGGAAAAGGTGCGTATGGAATTCATCAAAGTGGGAAGTGGTACACAAATCAGAATATAGACCAGATGCTGATGGAACGGCATTTGGCAAAGAAAGCCCGTATGGGAAAAGGAAAGCATCATCTGAAAGGCCCCGCACAGAGAACAGAGGAAGATGATCTGAGATTTGCAGAATCCTTTGAAAAACTAATTCAAGAAGCAGGAGAAAAATTCAGAGCCTAA
- a CDS encoding hybrid sensor histidine kinase/response regulator: MGSSKQKNPTTRFLLYSFIGLLLFSVVVFSLLGIYMNRKSKKTIYEVGEIYMSGMNEQMSRHFENIIKLRFDQVDGIISVVSTENYDKESLYEELVYRAQVRGFGYLAICSDEGKFETLCGEPIQPINPPPFVEALKQGEQRVAVGVDTNGNDVVLFGVRADYPMQNGEKGLGLIAAVPLDYITDFLSLEDEGQLTYYHIIRPDGTFVIRNPNNELWDYFKQLQTLYDSPAANSYLDNSLAEFDAALKTDKKYTTVLEINGEDRQIYGTPLPCSEWYLVGVMPYGILDQTINSLSVQRMYITLLACASVLILLTLIFLRYFSMTRQQLQELEKTRQSAIEANKAKSEFLANMSHDIRTPMNAIVGMTAIATAHIEDREQVRNCLRKITLSSKHLLGLINDVLDMSKIESGKLSLTIEQISLKEVVEGIVNIMQPQVKAKKQNFEIHVDNILTENVWCDGVRLNQVLLNLLSNATKYTPEGGSIRLSLFEEKSPKGDSYVRIHIRVKDNGIGMTPEFLKRIYESYSRADGTRIHKTEGAGLGMSITKYIVDAMEGTIDVQSEPDKGTEFHVVVDFEKAATTEVDMVLPSWNMLVVDDDELLCQTAANALKSIGIKAEWTLSGEKAIELVIRHHQKREDYQIILLDWKLPGMNGIQVAKEIRRNLGDEIPILLISAYDWSEFETEAREAGISGFISKPLFKSTLFYSLRQYMGSEESHDRISDQNLDMTGRRILLAEDNELNWEVAKELLADLGIELDWAEDGRICLEMFRKSPEGYYDAILMDIRMPHMTGYEAAKAIRGLNHPDALSVPILAMSADAFSDDIRQCLECGMNAHIAKPIDVKELTRLLKRYLL; the protein is encoded by the coding sequence ATGGGAAGCAGTAAACAAAAAAATCCTACAACACGTTTTTTACTATACAGTTTTATCGGTCTTCTGCTCTTTAGCGTGGTTGTATTCAGTCTTCTGGGCATTTATATGAATCGTAAGAGTAAAAAGACCATTTACGAAGTTGGGGAAATCTACATGTCCGGCATGAATGAACAAATGTCCAGGCATTTTGAAAATATCATCAAACTGCGATTTGATCAGGTAGATGGCATAATCTCCGTGGTTTCAACAGAAAACTACGATAAAGAAAGCCTATATGAGGAACTCGTTTACAGAGCCCAGGTCAGGGGCTTTGGCTATTTAGCGATCTGCTCTGATGAGGGGAAATTTGAGACCCTCTGCGGAGAACCAATACAGCCAATTAATCCGCCGCCTTTTGTGGAGGCGTTAAAACAGGGAGAACAAAGAGTTGCCGTAGGCGTTGACACAAATGGAAATGATGTGGTATTGTTTGGTGTCCGGGCTGATTACCCTATGCAGAATGGTGAAAAAGGCCTGGGTCTGATCGCTGCTGTTCCTCTGGATTATATCACGGATTTTCTTTCCTTAGAGGATGAGGGGCAGCTGACCTATTACCATATCATCCGGCCTGATGGCACTTTTGTGATCCGCAATCCTAATAACGAGTTATGGGATTACTTCAAACAACTGCAAACGCTGTATGATTCCCCGGCAGCCAACTCCTATTTAGATAATTCTCTTGCGGAGTTTGACGCAGCATTAAAAACCGATAAAAAGTACACTACGGTACTGGAAATAAATGGCGAAGACCGGCAGATTTATGGTACACCCCTCCCTTGTTCCGAGTGGTATCTGGTAGGGGTAATGCCATACGGTATACTGGACCAGACCATAAACAGCCTGAGCGTTCAGCGCATGTATATTACACTGCTGGCCTGTGCCTCTGTATTAATCCTTCTGACCTTGATTTTTCTCCGGTATTTTTCCATGACCCGTCAGCAGCTGCAGGAACTGGAAAAGACCCGTCAGTCGGCTATCGAGGCAAATAAAGCGAAAAGTGAATTTTTGGCTAACATGAGTCATGATATCCGCACACCAATGAATGCCATCGTGGGTATGACTGCCATAGCCACCGCCCACATAGAAGACCGGGAACAGGTGCGCAACTGCCTGAGAAAGATCACACTGTCAAGCAAACACCTGTTAGGACTGATCAATGACGTTTTGGATATGTCTAAAATTGAAAGTGGTAAATTATCTTTAACAATAGAACAGATTTCTTTAAAGGAAGTTGTTGAAGGGATCGTTAACATTATGCAGCCCCAAGTGAAGGCAAAAAAGCAAAATTTTGAAATACATGTTGATAATATTCTGACGGAAAATGTGTGGTGCGATGGTGTACGTTTGAATCAGGTTTTACTAAACCTGTTGTCCAATGCCACAAAATATACACCTGAGGGAGGTTCCATACGATTATCCCTGTTTGAGGAAAAATCTCCAAAAGGAGACAGCTATGTGCGCATTCATATTCGTGTCAAAGATAACGGAATTGGCATGACACCGGAATTTTTGAAAAGAATATATGAATCCTACAGCCGTGCTGACGGAACCAGAATACATAAAACTGAGGGAGCCGGGTTGGGTATGTCGATCACAAAATACATTGTGGACGCAATGGAAGGAACCATTGATGTACAGAGTGAGCCGGACAAAGGTACAGAGTTCCATGTTGTAGTGGACTTTGAAAAAGCTGCCACAACGGAAGTGGATATGGTCCTCCCTTCCTGGAATATGCTGGTGGTTGATGATGACGAATTATTATGCCAAACTGCAGCAAATGCGCTTAAATCTATTGGAATAAAGGCTGAATGGACACTGAGTGGCGAGAAGGCCATAGAACTGGTGATCCGGCACCACCAAAAGAGAGAGGACTATCAAATCATCCTATTAGACTGGAAACTGCCCGGAATGAACGGTATTCAGGTTGCGAAAGAGATTCGACGTAATTTGGGGGATGAAATACCCATTCTTCTGATTTCCGCATACGATTGGAGTGAATTTGAAACTGAGGCCCGGGAGGCAGGAATCAGTGGTTTTATCTCCAAACCGTTGTTTAAATCCACTCTATTTTATAGTTTGCGTCAATATATGGGCAGTGAAGAATCCCATGACCGGATATCAGATCAGAATCTTGACATGACTGGACGTCGTATCCTGCTTGCCGAGGATAATGAACTGAACTGGGAGGTAGCAAAGGAATTGTTGGCCGATCTGGGTATAGAACTGGATTGGGCAGAAGATGGCCGGATATGTCTGGAGATGTTCCGGAAATCACCTGAGGGATATTACGATGCTATTCTAATGGATATACGGATGCCGCATATGACAGGATACGAGGCTGCAAAAGCAATCCGGGGGCTGAATCATCCGGATGCTTTATCTGTTCCCATCCTTGCCATGAGTGCGGATGCTTTTTCAGATGACATACGGCAATGCCTGGAGTGCGGTATGAACGCCCATATTGCAAAACCTATTGATGTCAAAGAACTGACCCGCTTATTGAAAAGGTATTTATTATAG
- a CDS encoding Hpt domain-containing protein, protein MNLRDCYINFGGDYDEVLGRLLREQTVRKFLYKFPDDKNFHMLEVSMRHEDYEEALRAVHTLKGICLNLAFTRLYESSSLMTKALREGDHKKAVDMMPQLAKDYYQILNTVKEYERSGEA, encoded by the coding sequence ATGAATCTAAGAGACTGTTATATAAATTTCGGCGGCGATTACGATGAAGTATTAGGCAGATTACTGCGTGAACAGACGGTACGGAAATTTCTTTATAAATTTCCGGATGATAAAAACTTTCACATGCTGGAAGTATCCATGCGTCACGAAGATTATGAGGAAGCGCTCCGAGCCGTTCATACCCTCAAAGGGATTTGCCTGAATCTTGCTTTCACCAGGTTATATGAAAGCAGCAGTCTGATGACAAAAGCGTTGAGGGAGGGCGATCATAAAAAAGCAGTTGATATGATGCCGCAGCTGGCAAAGGACTATTATCAAATACTTAACACCGTGAAAGAATACGAGCGGTCCGGGGAGGCGTAA
- a CDS encoding GntR family transcriptional regulator — translation MKPQETKFEFVYKEIKQCILDGQILPGNSLPSSRAFCDQFHVSRYTINRVFDALREEGLIEIQPRLAPRVVTRQDAPNSSDTVTEILKQKDSILQVYQTFALIMPSIQVFASQGCDIEIMPHYKQAMKVSRLGLSAGGWRPSSNLGYDILRIGGNSLFSELYSTFGLYNKLTFFTEKCPYFSQHFLKGSVSVTGVIIDILKGTDPSVKYDQLTEMYQRLTDSIESTLDYLSDVSPECSAQTNLSFSWNPMRGQDYYHSKIVDELNRKIGLGEYAVGMYLPYEKQLASQYGVSLSTVRKALSELEQRGFVKTLNGKGTIVIAPDDTRSHQLALNSGYAEKALRYLHALQLMVLIIYPASLAAAPRFTKEELDQLEDKFASRGSVYIADMFEAILKHTTLEPLSVILSETCRLLDWGHHFACYPSRKHSIPCLNKQTIKAFQQLREGNAGSFADGVADCYRYILFRVKKYMVEKYKFNNAAHIRIPEKY, via the coding sequence ATGAAACCGCAGGAAACTAAATTTGAATTTGTATATAAAGAAATTAAACAGTGTATTTTAGACGGTCAGATACTCCCCGGCAATTCCCTGCCATCTTCAAGGGCGTTCTGTGACCAATTTCATGTAAGCAGATATACGATCAACCGTGTTTTCGACGCGCTGCGGGAAGAAGGGCTGATCGAGATTCAGCCCCGTCTTGCACCTAGGGTTGTTACGAGACAAGATGCGCCTAATTCTTCGGACACCGTAACTGAGATTTTGAAACAAAAAGATAGTATCCTGCAGGTGTACCAAACCTTTGCCCTGATCATGCCATCTATTCAGGTTTTTGCTTCACAGGGCTGTGATATAGAGATCATGCCACACTATAAGCAGGCCATGAAAGTATCACGTTTAGGACTTTCTGCTGGTGGATGGCGTCCTTCTTCTAATTTGGGATACGATATATTGAGAATAGGTGGGAATTCATTGTTTAGTGAACTCTATTCTACATTTGGCCTCTATAATAAACTTACATTTTTCACAGAAAAATGTCCTTATTTTTCTCAACACTTTTTAAAGGGGTCTGTATCTGTGACCGGTGTTATTATAGATATCTTGAAAGGTACGGACCCTTCCGTGAAATACGATCAATTAACAGAGATGTATCAAAGACTGACAGATTCCATTGAAAGCACATTGGATTATTTATCAGATGTATCGCCTGAATGTTCAGCACAGACCAATTTATCATTTTCCTGGAATCCCATGCGGGGACAGGATTACTACCATTCAAAAATCGTTGACGAGTTGAATCGGAAAATCGGCCTTGGAGAATACGCGGTTGGAATGTATCTTCCGTATGAGAAACAGCTGGCCAGCCAGTACGGTGTTTCTTTGTCAACGGTCAGAAAGGCATTATCCGAACTCGAACAAAGAGGTTTTGTAAAAACATTAAACGGTAAAGGTACTATTGTTATTGCACCGGATGATACCAGGAGCCATCAGCTGGCGCTTAACTCCGGATACGCGGAAAAGGCCTTACGTTATCTTCATGCCCTGCAGTTAATGGTGTTGATCATTTATCCCGCTTCGTTGGCCGCAGCTCCGCGGTTTACTAAAGAGGAATTGGACCAGTTAGAAGACAAATTTGCTTCTAGGGGTTCTGTTTATATAGCAGATATGTTTGAAGCCATATTAAAACATACCACTTTAGAGCCTTTATCTGTTATATTATCTGAAACCTGCCGTCTTCTGGATTGGGGACATCATTTCGCTTGTTATCCTTCCAGGAAACATAGCATTCCATGTCTCAATAAACAGACCATTAAAGCATTTCAGCAATTAAGGGAAGGGAATGCAGGTTCTTTTGCGGATGGTGTAGCTGACTGCTACCGTTATATTTTATTTCGTGTAAAAAAGTATATGGTAGAAAAATATAAATTTAATAATGCGGCTCATATCCGGATTCCGGAAAAATATTAG
- a CDS encoding DUF3737 family protein, with protein MKKIENQTFDMERALYGSENIYVKNCNFDGPEDGESALKECRNIKVEDCFWNLRYPFWHDHGLKISKTELTQFSRAALWYSDHIEITETKLHGIKALRECRDVVMRDCDIISPEFGWSVKNVAVQTSHAESEYFFMHAQNLDFSGVTLKGKYSFQYIEDAVFEKCRFDTKDAFWHAKNVTVKDSVIKGEYLAWYSDGLTLINCKITGTQPFCYCRNLKLVDCEMTDTDLAFEKSEVEAVILTPVISIKNPLSGTIHVPDVGNIILDDKDAKGEIKIDETIKKEHQITACA; from the coding sequence ATGAAAAAAATTGAGAATCAGACATTTGATATGGAGCGGGCTCTTTATGGAAGTGAGAATATCTATGTTAAAAATTGTAACTTCGACGGACCGGAAGACGGCGAAAGTGCTTTAAAAGAATGCCGTAACATAAAAGTAGAAGATTGTTTCTGGAATCTGCGGTATCCTTTCTGGCATGACCATGGATTAAAAATCAGCAAAACAGAACTTACCCAGTTTTCCAGAGCGGCTTTATGGTATTCCGACCATATAGAAATTACAGAAACGAAACTGCATGGCATTAAAGCCCTCCGGGAATGCAGAGATGTTGTAATGAGAGACTGCGATATTATTTCTCCGGAATTTGGCTGGTCTGTAAAAAATGTTGCAGTGCAGACCAGTCATGCAGAAAGTGAGTATTTTTTTATGCATGCCCAAAATCTGGACTTTTCAGGGGTAACATTAAAAGGCAAATACTCCTTCCAGTACATTGAGGATGCAGTGTTTGAAAAGTGCCGGTTCGATACAAAAGACGCATTCTGGCATGCAAAAAATGTAACCGTGAAGGACAGTGTTATAAAAGGCGAATACCTTGCATGGTACTCAGACGGTCTGACACTGATTAACTGTAAGATTACAGGTACACAGCCTTTCTGTTACTGCAGGAATCTGAAGCTGGTTGACTGTGAAATGACAGACACAGACCTTGCTTTTGAGAAATCTGAAGTAGAGGCAGTTATCCTGACACCGGTGATAAGCATTAAAAATCCGTTGTCCGGCACGATCCATGTTCCGGATGTGGGGAACATCATTTTGGATGACAAGGATGCAAAAGGTGAAATTAAGATTGATGAAACCATTAAGAAGGAACATCAAATAACAGCATGTGCATAA
- a CDS encoding DapH/DapD/GlmU-related protein encodes MIGVREFIEYMDSGKKVIRGTEIHECMHRLSQEALQLTAELNGCYHTPEEIRNLMEQLTGKPVDESFNLFPPFYTDCGKNLTIGKHVFFNTGCKFQDQGGITIGDGSLIGHNVVLATLNHNLDPGHRGDIIPAPIHIGRNVWIGAGATVLPGITIGDGAVVAAGAVVTKDVPDNTIVGGVPAKVMKTI; translated from the coding sequence ATGATAGGAGTAAGAGAGTTTATAGAATATATGGACAGTGGGAAAAAAGTAATCAGGGGCACCGAGATACATGAGTGTATGCACAGACTGTCACAGGAGGCTTTGCAGCTGACGGCAGAATTAAACGGATGCTATCATACCCCGGAAGAAATCAGGAATCTGATGGAACAGCTGACAGGAAAGCCGGTGGATGAAAGCTTCAACCTCTTCCCGCCCTTTTATACAGACTGCGGAAAAAACCTTACCATTGGGAAACATGTATTTTTTAATACCGGATGTAAGTTTCAGGATCAGGGAGGGATTACCATCGGTGACGGTTCCCTGATCGGTCACAATGTTGTCCTGGCAACCCTGAACCACAATCTGGACCCCGGACACCGGGGAGATATTATCCCTGCGCCGATCCATATTGGCAGGAATGTCTGGATCGGCGCAGGAGCCACCGTTCTTCCGGGTATTACGATTGGTGACGGGGCAGTGGTTGCGGCTGGGGCGGTGGTAACGAAAGATGTCCCGGACAATACCATTGTGGGCGGCGTGCCGGCTAAAGTAATGAAAACGATTTGA
- a CDS encoding LytR/AlgR family response regulator transcription factor, translating to MPGSNGLEVAHEIRSRDPAVGIIFITSLAQYAIDGYEVQGIDFMMKPVFHSQHGLHTGRWIGHFKSAGYCAGRHWTICTFRRHE from the coding sequence ATGCCGGGCAGCAACGGGCTTGAGGTGGCGCATGAAATACGCAGCAGGGATCCGGCAGTTGGTATTATTTTTATCACCAGCCTGGCACAGTACGCCATAGACGGATACGAGGTGCAGGGCATTGATTTTATGATGAAACCGGTTTTCCACAGTCAACATGGTCTTCATACAGGCCGGTGGATTGGACATTTCAAGTCTGCCGGATACTGCGCAGGCCGTCATTGGACTATATGCACCTTTAGACGGCATGAATGA
- a CDS encoding carcinine hydrolase/isopenicillin-N N-acyltransferase family protein, with protein sequence MDISSLPDTAQAVIGLYAPLDGMNEEGFAVSVNMIEDDQTIEQDTDKPDITTTTAIRLLLDWAANVEETLDILSQYDLHASMGMMIHLRKATALLWNM encoded by the coding sequence TTGGACATTTCAAGTCTGCCGGATACTGCGCAGGCCGTCATTGGACTATATGCACCTTTAGACGGCATGAATGAAGAGGGTTTTGCAGTGTCCGTCAACATGATCGAGGATGACCAGACCATAGAGCAGGATACGGATAAACCGGATATTACAACTACAACAGCCATTCGCCTGCTTCTTGATTGGGCAGCAAATGTGGAAGAAACCTTAGATATCCTTTCGCAGTATGACCTCCATGCCTCCATGGGGATGATGATACATCTGCGGAAAGCAACAGCGCTGCTGTGGAATATGTAG